CTCAAGGAAAAGCCGTCTAGGGTGTCAACCACATCATCACGATCAAGGGGCAATTCGGCCGCAGCCTCAAGTACTGCTCTTGTCCTTGCAAGGAGTGCTCATGAGGATATCGCTCGCGCTCCTTCCCCCTCAATCTCACCGGCAAATGGATATGGATCTAGAGCTCCTTCACCGGCTCCTTCCATGGGTCACTCACCGACTCGTCCACCGAGCCGGTTGGAAAATATGACGAGGAGCGATTCTCCACCGCCTCCGGCACCACCACCTCACAGGCATGTTGGGCGGGCAGATCCCGATGAAGGGGCACAGGGCTATCAGTCATTATCGAGGCACGGCTCCTCAGTGTCATACAATCCTTCCAACCTATCACGGCAGGGCTCTACCGTTTCATACAACCCCGCAGAGATAACACGAACGGGATCTACCGTTTCATATAATCCAGCGGATATTACGCGAACGGGGTCTACCGTTTCATACAACCCGGCAGATATAACAAGAACAGGCTCTACCGTTTCGTACAACCCCATGGACGTTATGCGTTCTACCGTGTCATATAATGGACCAGAAATCCCAAGGCACGGCTCGGCCATGTCCTACGAGCCATACAGCCCAGCTCGTCATTCCAACAGCTCTTACACGGATCTTCGAGATCTAACAAGGCAGGCCTCATACGATTCCTACAACGATACCAGCTATGGGACCCAGCGTAACGGATACCACACACCCAGGGGTGGAGGTTCCCATCGACCATCCATGGAGGGAAGCCACATGACGCCGTCACCATTACGCGAAGCAATGGATGATGTGATGCAGCAGCTAGATCGCTTGGAAGGCATTGGAGGTCGCGAGGCGGAGTCGCCAGAGAGGGCGTTGGAGCGGACATTTGATCCCTGGTCCCCCGATTCTTTCGACCTGGTAGCACCgcaacaaagacaaaaggaaCGAGGGGAACGAGGGCGCATTAGGCCGCTGACGTCGATAGGAATAGCGTTTGACGAAGGTTACGAGACTTGGAGTGGAAATTCTTCACACAATGCATCACAACAAGATGGACATCGCGAAAAGCCCTACGACCCCCATCTGAGCAATTAcgtggagaggatggagaagcagaTCCAAAGAATGCACCAACACAGCTCGAGTATGCCAGCCGTGGTGAAccatgaagatgacgacgatgacgatgacgataaACCCCCACCCCCACCGCCAAAGGGGCATCCTTATTCACGCCCAAAGTCGTCCACTGGGTCAACTGTAGGAGAGTTGGTCACCATGGATAAAAGGACACGGGGACGGAAATTTCCATATGATAGAGCGGTGGGTAGTATCGAGCGCACCAATACGACAAAAACGACTCAAACAAATGCGTCAACCGGTAATCAGAGCAACAGTAGCTCTTCGACCCAGAGTACAAACAGGACCGTTTGGAGCGGCGTCTCTGCCGGTGGTTTTAGTGCGACAAGCGCCGGAAGCTTGGCTCGGACCGCCCACCGTGCTCAGAGTTCGTTTAGCATGCGCAACGATGAAGGGGACCGTCCTGACTCGCCGTTTACCGGCGTGACTTACCACAGCAGTCATGCTAGCAACTATGCCGGAGGTGGTAGCGGAAGTGGGTTTTCTCGGCCGATATCCCAGGTTGGCATTCACGAAGATGGTACCCCTGGATTGGGTGGACTTGTCGCGCCCAAATCACCGAAACGAAACATCTTCAAGAAGATCCTCGACTCAGCCAAGACGGGCGTTGCTAGCAACCGGGGTAGCATCGCCGCCGGCCATGTGCCCACCGTGAGATCCTCGCCCTTTGCTCgcctgcagcagccacaTAATGTAGCACCTGGAGCGAGCATGCTCTCGCTGAGCGGCGCTCGTTCCAGACGCGATGCCGCCAGGGAGATGGGCCTCGGCGCTGCCATCGACTGGGTTCAAGTCCGTCGAGATGTTAACCGCTCCAATTCCGTCAGCAAAATCGAACGGACCGAGCGCAGAGAGCGCTGCCAGATGCAAGACCACCCCACACTCAATCCTGTCGATGAGCTTTATGAGGGCATCGAAGGTGACGAAGGGGCGGACGGCATGCCCGTTCATAAACCAGAGAATTACCACATGATCAATCTCGCCCAGGTGGACAAGAACTCCCGGTTCATAAAGGAGCCGCCTCAGGGGACGACAGTGGCGACGCTCGCACAAACTTACATCTGCAGGCCCTACAGGAGCGATCTGCAACGGCTTCGTGCGATATTTACTTGGGTGGCAGAGAAGATCACCTgggaagaagatttcgagGGCGACGCCGACACCGAGCGCACCATCCATGCAAAGAGGGGTTGCGCAGAAGAATACGCTTGCCTTGTGATGGAAATGTGCTCTGCTATTGGGCTGCACTGCGAGGTTGTAAGGGGTTACCTGAAAGCCCCAGGCGACATTCCCGACCTTAATGTGATGCCCAGATCCAACCACTGGTGGAACGCAGTTATTGTCGACGACGAATGGCGCATGATTGACACCTGTCTAGCAAGTCCCTCGAACCCCAAACGTGCCCTCTACTCCAGCGTCTCCGGATCCTCGGCAGACACCTGGTGGTTCCTCACACGGCCTACTGAGCTGTGCTGGACGCATGTGCCGGAGCATCACGACCAGCAGCATATTGTGCCCCCAGTAGCCTATGACACGCTGCTCAACCTGCCATGCACATGCCCGGCATACTTCAAGAACGGCATCGAGCTGGTTGACTTTAACACTAGTCTGACCAGGATAGAAGATCTTGAGATGGTCCACATCAATTTTAACGTACCGGCCGACGTTGAGATTGCAGCCGAAGTTGAAGCACGAGCACTATCAAaggatcatgatggcgatCTATTTGAGAATGGTGATatcgtcaagaagaaggcgctgGCGCAGGCTGAGTGGTTCAATGGTGTGAAGCGCTACACAGTCAAGGCGCTACTCCCTGGTGACGAAGGCCAGGGCATGCTGAAAGTCTATGCCGGGAAAAGGGGCTTGATGCAAAGCATCAAGGATATTCCCCATCCTTTGGCCTTTACTCTACCCATCATCCACGCGGGCGAAAATCCGCCCTATGAATTTGTTACGCGACATCCGACGCCTCACGCACAGAGGCATGATATTTATGTTGTCCAACCTCAGTGTCAGCAACTGGCTCTGAACAATAcctttgtctttgctatCAGACAGCACCCCAGCTCCATTTCAGACGGGCCTCTCACACCGTCGTCGAATCCCGGGTCGGCCAGCCCAATTCCCTTCATTCGGCCATCTTCGGCGATGAGTGTCAACGCTTCCAGCGCGAGCGGGTCGAACCCCAGCTCAGCCAGCGGGACCGTTGCGGGAAAGAAGCCCGCCAAACTGGCAATCCAGACACCGGGAGGCAAGATTCTTCGTCTTATGAGAAAGGAGGAGCGCAAGGGGATCAGCGTTGGATCGCGGACTCCAGACGAAGAGGTTAGCGATGGCGGCACCTGGGAGACGATCATCAAGTGTTCCGAGAGGGGCGTTTGGCGAGGCCTGGTGCTGGCAGACCGCACCGCTCGATGGTGCGTGTTTGCTGAATGGACATGTGTGTAATGTTGATATTCTCGGCCTCCTTTGGGGCCTCCACATTTTTCCTTACGCAACAAAAAGTGTGGTGATTTTGGGCGGTATATGGTGCATATGCATGTCACGGCGTTTAGCTACgatttgtttttcttttttttttttttcttttactttttcttttcttcttcttgatttTGTGTAAAGACCGCCAGAATGGGGTCCATTGTTACGCGTTTGAAGAATCATGTTGTTACGCTGCAATGTATGTCATGTAACTTACCAATGAAGCTCGCGGCAAGCAGAAGCCGTCCATCAGACCACACTACCTAACTACCTAGTTATACCTTGTGTTTAAATCTTGTTTTAATACATGCACGCAAATACGCCTATGAGTGTTCCATGAGCATCATGATAATGTCCCAAGAGTGAATATTCAAGCCCATATTCAAGACGACGACCCTGTACTAGCCCTATTCCGTAGAAGTTGCTGTAAACTGGCACTCCCTCCAACTTGATAGCCTCACAATGCTTCGTACAGGTACTTATCACGCCAAGGTACCTCTATAAAAGGCAATACCATTCAGTCCAGTACGTACATGTAAAATGATCGTCATCAAACTAAAATTATCCATTTACTCTACCATCTTTTCCGACTAATgtattttctctctccattcaAATAGCACTAAAACCTATGGCAACACTTAGAGTCGCATCCGGGTGCCGTCAAAGCACATCCGGATCTGCGTAGTACGTGTACTTGGTACCGGGACAGACCGCCCGCTGAATCCAGCTGAGCCAACCATGTGATAGAACGGCCTTCTGGCGCGCGCGTTGATTCGCACAGTGATCCCGCATTCTGTTCAACCACTGAAGCCGCGAAACTTTCTTTGCCAACGTCGAGCCTTTGCGAGTCGGAGGGAGCCagaaggggggaaaagaaTCCCAgattttgccttttgcattcccttttcttttgcactttttttctttgcctccgCGACGCGCGATCACGACgattggagaagacgaaTAAGAAAAAGCCCTGTTCACAGCGGGCTCGGCCTCGACGAGAGACAAAAAAGCACACGCGCGCTCGCTCTCCGAATGGCAGCGCGCTGATTCGAGCGACGAcaacgagagagagagagaatagcCAATgaagtcgacgacgaggcggAAAGCAGCATGACCTGAGACTTGGCTGCGCAGGGCTTCATTCTCCCACCAGCAAGACGAGCGGCAGATGCTGACGGAGCGATGTCGTTCCGGGGGACGCTGCCTTCGGGACAGGCCTTTCCTGGCCAGGGagaccagcagcagcagcatcaccacaaccaccatcaccagcagaTGTACGCACACCCGGCTGCGGACTATcacttccagcagcagcagatacaacagcagcagcaacagcaacagcagcaacataaccagcagcagcagctccaccATGGCCAGCAGTCCATGTATCCCGGCGCCATGGGccacgagcagcagcagttctaccagcctcagcctcaacctcagcacggcatgtacatgcagccGCAGCAGTTCCACCAGCCGTCGCCGTACGGCGTCAACTTCAACGGCTTCGCAAACTACGAGGGCGGCGGCCATCACCTACCGCCGACGGGCCAATATCTGCCACCGAACAACGtctggcagcagcagcaacagcatcaccagcagcagcccatgACGCAGCAGCCGATGCAGCACCAGGCTCTCCCTCACCAGCAGTTACCGCCGCATCAGCAGCAGGCTCTCCAACAAGTTCACCAGGTCCAACGCCAACAGCCGCGCCATCAACCGCCTCCGATATATCATAATCATACACCCTCGCCTGCGCCCTCCCTTCCTCCACAGCCGTCGCCCATAAGGAGCCAGGCGGTGCCGCCGACTCGACCGCCGTCTAATCCGCAGCCGATACAATATCAGTCGCCTGTGCTTCAACCGGCACCTCAACTGGCGCCGCAAgttcaacagcagcagcagcagcagcagcagcagcatcaacaacagcgacagcagcagggagagcagcaacatcaacactATTCGCAGCCTCGACAaacacagcagcagcctcagcagcagcagcagcagcaacctcTACCACCACCGGTGCCGCTGCAACCACAGTCGCAACCACAACCGCCACCGCAGCCGCAATCGCAACCTCCCATACCTCAACCAAGCCAGATCGCTGAGCAGCCTCCCATATCTCAACCGAGCCAGATCGCTGAGCAGCCCCAGCAGGCTTCGCTCCCCGAGCTGCCGCAACCTCCGCAATATGTGTCTCCTTCAgagctcttccagcaagAGCCGATGCATTATGTCAATCTTCAAGATATCCAGAAGCAGCCGTCGATCACTTCTCTGCCTATATCAACGACGACGAGTTCGCCGATTGTCCCCGTCACCAGCCAAGAAAAATCCAAGGAGACTGTCGCTGTCAAACCGCAGGAGACTGTTATTGTCAAACCGCTGTATCCCAGTGCAGCGATCAAGCAAGAAAAGCAAGAAGATGATTCTATTGCGACCCGAGTGTTTCAACAAGTTCCTGACGCCCGTATCAAACGTAGCCCGCATTCCTCAGTCACCAATTCACCTTCACTATCCATGAGATCCCCCAGCATCACCAAAAAGTCGCCCGCAGTAACACCTAAACCTCGGCCCGTGAACACAGCGCCTTTAATGATTGCCATTGCGGAAGAATGCCTCGAGAAGGCGCGCAACGCCTCTCACGACGTGGCCATGACTCTATGTCCGAACCAAGTCGACGAATACCAAGAGCTGATTGCGACGTCATTATCGTGTCTAGAGGCAGCGTTGCAGAGTAATCCCCAGCTTGCGCCGCGGGAAGAGGCGCGTGTACGGTTAAGGTACGCTGCTCTTCTACAAGAAGAGACGGAGAATTTAATGGAGGCGGAGACGGCTCTGGCAAAGGGCATTCCGCTTTGCGACAAGGTGAGTCATTAGATTTCAATCCGTCTCTGTTCGTAGGACAGCCAGCTGACATGAAAATAACCAGCACCGCCTGTTTGATCTTAAATATTGCATGCAGTATCTCATGCTCAAGGTTCTGTTCCAGAGAAATCACAAAGCGGCGTTAAAAGCGGTAGACGGTCACATATCTAACTGCGAAGTGTAAGCCATATTCCCTTCCCCTGAATACGGGTCAAAGCTGACAAGCATATCTAGATTCAAGCATGTACAATGGTACTATGCGTTCCGCCTATTAAAAGCGTCCTTTTATCTTGATATTGGAAGCGTATCCGACACAGGCGCTCTCGACAACATACGAGCCATCCAGAATGTCGCCAACACCAGAGGCGACACCGCGCTCTCTGTCCTCGCCTCACTAATAGAAGGCTTCACC
Above is a genomic segment from Trichoderma breve strain T069 chromosome 6, whole genome shotgun sequence containing:
- a CDS encoding transglutaminase-like superfamily domain-containing protein — protein: MALSPPPLPSRFPCWCRAIYSWGGESKRDLGFIEGDLIECLNAGDGSWWVGRLFRDRRTVGSFPSNFVEVLPEDFRPTKTPSPIPPNIASGPKAVPQKSRTFRKPFEAYAKAPHYTTAKQPETFRETPTSRLKEKPSRVSTTSSRSRGNSAAASSTALVLARSAHEDIARAPSPSISPANGYGSRAPSPAPSMGHSPTRPPSRLENMTRSDSPPPPAPPPHRHVGRADPDEGAQGYQSLSRHGSSVSYNPSNLSRQGSTVSYNPAEITRTGSTVSYNPADITRTGSTVSYNPADITRTGSTVSYNPMDVMRSTVSYNGPEIPRHGSAMSYEPYSPARHSNSSYTDLRDLTRQASYDSYNDTSYGTQRNGYHTPRGGGSHRPSMEGSHMTPSPLREAMDDVMQQLDRLEGIGGREAESPERALERTFDPWSPDSFDLVAPQQRQKERGERGRIRPLTSIGIAFDEGYETWSGNSSHNASQQDGHREKPYDPHLSNYVERMEKQIQRMHQHSSSMPAVVNHEDDDDDDDDKPPPPPPKGHPYSRPKSSTGSTVGELVTMDKRTRGRKFPYDRAVGSIERTNTTKTTQTNASTGNQSNSSSSTQSTNRTVWSGVSAGGFSATSAGSLARTAHRAQSSFSMRNDEGDRPDSPFTGVTYHSSHASNYAGGGSGSGFSRPISQVGIHEDGTPGLGGLVAPKSPKRNIFKKILDSAKTGVASNRGSIAAGHVPTVRSSPFARLQQPHNVAPGASMLSLSGARSRRDAAREMGLGAAIDWVQVRRDVNRSNSVSKIERTERRERCQMQDHPTLNPVDELYEGIEGDEGADGMPVHKPENYHMINLAQVDKNSRPYRSDLQRLRAIFTWVAEKITWEEDFEGDADTERTIHAKRGCAEEYACLVMEMCSAIGLHCEVVRGYLKAPGDIPDLNVMPRSNHWWNAVIVDDEWRMIDTCLASPSNPKRALYSSVSGSSADTWWFLTRPTELCWTHVPEHHDQQHIVPPVAYDTLLNLPCTCPAYFKNGIELVDFNTSLTRIEDLEMVHINFNVPADVEIAAEVEARALSKDHDGDLFENGDIVKKKALAQAEWFNGVKRYTVKALLPGDEGQGMLKVYAGKRGLMQSIKDIPHPLAFTLPIIHAGENPPYEFVTRHPTPHAQRHDIYVVQPQCQQLALNNTFVFAIRQHPSSISDGPLTPSSNPGSASPIPFIRPSSAMSVNASSASGSNPSSASGTVAGKKPAKLAIQTPGGKILRLMRKEERKGISVGSRTPDEEVSDGGTWETIIKCSERGVWRGLVLADRTARWCVFAEWTCV
- a CDS encoding cohesin loading factor domain-containing protein, which encodes MSFRGTLPSGQAFPGQGDQQQQHHHNHHHQQMYAHPAADYHFQQQQIQQQQQQQQQQHNQQQQLHHGQQSMYPGAMGHEQQQFYQPQPQPQHGMYMQPQQFHQPSPYGVNFNGFANYEGGGHHLPPTGQYLPPNNVWQQQQQHHQQQPMTQQPMQHQALPHQQLPPHQQQALQQVHQPSPIRSQAVPPTRPPSNPQPIQYQSPVLQPAPQLAPQVQQQQQQQQQQHQQQRQQQGEQQHQHYSQPRQTQQQPQQQQQQQPLPPPVPLQPQSQPQPPPQPQSQPPIPQPSQIAEQPPISQPSQIAEQPQQASLPELPQPPQYVSPSELFQQEPMHYVNLQDIQKQPSITSLPISTTTSSPIVPVTSQEKSKETVAVKPQETVIVKPLYPSAAIKQEKQEDDSIATRVFQQVPDARIKRSPHSSVTNSPSLSMRSPSITKKSPAVTPKPRPVNTAPLMIAIAEECLEKARNASHDVAMTLCPNQVDEYQELIATSLSCLEAALQSNPQLAPREEARVRLRYAALLQEETENLMEAETALAKGIPLCDKHRLFDLKYCMQYLMLKVLFQRNHKAALKAVDGHISNCEVFKHVQWYYAFRLLKASFYLDIGSVSDTGALDNIRAIQNVANTRGDTALSVLASLIEGFTLLKTTKDGNMEKIQACIAQVAKYQFDPSVQITQLTMLTLLLEVAASLHHQNPDHTAQKLRQLQVCLDDCEEWHNVKSDFLVPIKKESSAARTVSDDTQAILRLGEGEGEMDYLVMTFMTKMELRSLVFTISGLANFHKPSSQGRRSTEFWKEGLKILETWDASTAGIPYGAPIPLNVAIKQRAWRIEAQAYLTVLLGLVAASHCQWATVKQMVQNLESFVSPSTQPTVRLLSTYLKGVYHQGIGSLQAAVDIFLDDRFKVHQQGSTGIKAGQQEIALLAGLNRLWIMQHPSCRNDQETLDLIEQLQPHCANHNNIDLRTAWHNVMAALVTDPPQQLNQQKQHIHAAMAGSKVTSNVLGAAVTLCIMRSRFFENVIGEQALKSARAAAKQAERSGNVLWQSVADGMLAQSYEVQGQREEAKQEWDKATEEARDAFSRSL